From one Enterococcus sp. DIV2402 genomic stretch:
- a CDS encoding MerR family transcriptional regulator: MNISEAAKYFGLTAVTLRYYERVGIIPPVKRTKGGIRNYQQTDLDWIEFIKCMRDSGLSVDSLMRYTELYQLGNDTISERKQLLIEERNILLQKYNEMGTTLNRLNQKIQDYEDGKFVTPEQTTE, encoded by the coding sequence TTGAATATTTCAGAAGCAGCCAAATATTTTGGCTTAACTGCAGTCACCTTAAGGTATTATGAACGCGTAGGAATTATTCCTCCTGTCAAACGAACTAAAGGAGGCATTAGAAACTATCAACAAACCGATCTTGATTGGATTGAATTTATCAAGTGTATGCGTGATTCGGGATTATCTGTGGATTCATTAATGAGATATACAGAATTATATCAACTCGGCAATGATACGATTTCTGAAAGAAAACAATTATTAATAGAAGAACGTAATATTCTCTTACAAAAATATAATGAAATGGGAACTACGCTAAATCGTCTAAATCAAAAAATTCAAGACTATGAAGACGGAAAGTTTGTAACGCCAGAACAAACAACAGAATAA
- a CDS encoding cyclophilin-like fold protein: MKKHTLLYLLLLGFLTSCASHEKTTRHTNTNISPASSDNTSVEMTETNTAISITINEQTFAGTLISSPTTTAFKKLLPLDMTMTELNGNEKYYHLPQKLPTNPESIQTIQAGDLMLFGSDTLVLFYEDFSTSYSYTPLGNIANPSDLKEALGRGYSPITITLTK; the protein is encoded by the coding sequence ATGAAAAAACATACACTACTATATCTCTTACTCTTAGGATTTTTAACAAGTTGTGCTTCACATGAAAAAACCACCCGTCACACTAATACTAATATAAGTCCAGCTTCTTCAGATAATACTTCTGTAGAAATGACTGAAACGAATACGGCTATTTCAATTACTATTAATGAGCAAACGTTTGCAGGCACGTTAATAAGTAGTCCAACTACGACTGCTTTCAAAAAATTATTGCCGTTAGATATGACTATGACTGAATTAAATGGCAATGAAAAATATTATCATCTCCCGCAAAAGCTTCCTACCAATCCAGAATCAATTCAGACCATCCAGGCGGGTGATTTAATGTTGTTTGGGTCAGATACGTTGGTACTTTTTTATGAAGACTTTTCAACATCTTATTCGTATACACCTCTAGGAAACATCGCTAACCCGAGTGATTTAAAAGAAGCCTTAGGAAGAGGATATAGCCCAATAACAATCACACTTACTAAATAG
- a CDS encoding glycoside hydrolase family 1 protein — translation MVFKKDFLWGGATAANQCEGAYDVDGKGLSVADAMPGGRERMSIISSPNFNWDVELTNYRYPNHVGIDHYHRFKEDITLFAEMGFKAYRFSIAWSRIFPKGDELEPNEKGLAFYDALIDECLSYGIEPVITISHYEMPLHLAKEYGGWKNRQLVAFFERYAKVILERYAHKVKYWMTFNEINSAMEFPALSQGLIPSTGSDDYTNRFQAWHHQFVASALAVKIGKSVREDIQIGCMQIYAPLYAFDSNPENQFASQLKQRAFDYFTSDVQVRGYYPTYIKQLLKTYNATMPVMEEGDEELLRDNTVDYIGFSYYMSMAINEKSAEETDPAAGNLMEGVRNPFLEASEWGWQIDPLGLRISLNDLWDRYQVPLFIVENGLGAKDTIDEKGAINDDYRIEYLAKHIQTMKEAVEDGVDLMGYTPWGCIDLVAASTGEMSKRYGFIYVDLDDEGNGSFNRQKKKSFNWYKKVIASNGEDLENN, via the coding sequence ATGGTTTTTAAAAAAGACTTTTTATGGGGCGGTGCGACAGCTGCCAATCAATGTGAAGGAGCTTATGATGTTGATGGTAAAGGTTTGTCGGTTGCAGATGCAATGCCAGGTGGACGTGAACGAATGTCGATTATTTCATCACCAAATTTCAATTGGGATGTTGAACTAACGAACTATCGTTATCCGAATCATGTTGGGATTGATCATTACCATCGTTTTAAAGAAGATATTACATTATTTGCTGAGATGGGTTTCAAAGCATATCGCTTTTCAATTGCTTGGAGTCGTATTTTTCCTAAAGGAGATGAGTTGGAACCAAACGAAAAAGGCTTAGCGTTTTATGATGCGCTGATTGATGAATGTTTAAGCTATGGTATTGAGCCGGTGATTACTATTTCTCACTATGAAATGCCACTACATCTAGCCAAAGAATATGGTGGCTGGAAAAATCGACAGTTAGTTGCTTTTTTTGAACGCTATGCCAAAGTGATTCTTGAGCGTTATGCACACAAAGTAAAATATTGGATGACTTTTAATGAAATTAATTCTGCGATGGAGTTTCCCGCATTATCTCAAGGGTTAATCCCTTCAACAGGTTCAGATGATTATACGAATCGTTTTCAAGCGTGGCATCATCAATTTGTTGCAAGTGCCTTAGCTGTAAAAATTGGAAAAAGCGTAAGGGAAGATATTCAAATCGGTTGTATGCAAATTTATGCGCCTTTATATGCATTCGATAGTAATCCAGAGAATCAATTTGCTTCTCAATTGAAACAACGTGCGTTTGATTATTTTACCAGTGATGTCCAAGTTCGTGGTTATTACCCTACGTATATCAAGCAATTGTTAAAAACCTACAATGCGACTATGCCTGTCATGGAAGAAGGGGATGAAGAGCTACTACGTGACAATACTGTAGACTACATCGGCTTTAGCTATTATATGAGTATGGCAATTAACGAAAAAAGTGCTGAAGAAACAGATCCGGCAGCAGGTAACTTAATGGAGGGAGTGCGTAATCCATTTCTAGAAGCGAGTGAATGGGGCTGGCAGATTGATCCTTTAGGTTTACGTATTTCATTAAATGATCTTTGGGACCGTTATCAAGTACCTTTATTTATTGTAGAAAACGGGTTAGGTGCCAAAGACACAATCGACGAAAAGGGAGCAATCAATGATGACTATCGAATTGAGTATTTAGCTAAGCATATTCAAACAATGAAAGAGGCTGTAGAAGATGGTGTCGATTTGATGGGCTACACACCATGGGGTTGCATTGATTTAGTTGCAGCTTCCACCGGTGAGATGAGTAAACGTTATGGTTTCATTTACGTCGATTTGGATGATGAAGGGAATGGAAGTTTCAATCGTCAAAAGAAAAAATCATTTAATTGGTATAAAAAAGTTATTGCATCAAATGGTGAAGATTTAGAAAATAATTAG
- a CDS encoding family 1 glycosylhydrolase gives MFIVENEFGAYDKVETASIHDPYRVDYLRTHIQSMLKAITIDGVDLMSDTTWGIIDIVSFGTGEMEKRLDKVNEGVVNVKS, from the coding sequence TTGTTCATTGTTGAAAATGAGTTTGGTGCGTATGATAAAGTAGAAACAGCTAGCATTCATGATCCATATCGAGTAGATTATTTACGTACACATATCCAATCGATGCTCAAAGCTATTACCATTGATGGGGTAGATTTAATGAGTGACACTACTTGGGGAATTATTGACATTGTGAGCTTCGGTACTGGAGAAATGGAAAAACGCTTAGATAAAGTTAATGAAGGTGTTGTGAACGTTAAATCGTAG
- a CDS encoding MFS transporter, with protein MKDNKNLLILILTIGVFGIMNTEMGIIGILPLIAQEFHVSVPTAGLLVSGFALVVAIAGPTMPLLFSKVNRKTVMVLALTIFTASNIFSMFAPNFTLLLLARIIPAAFHPIYVSMALTVAGTSVERSESARAVAKVFIGVSAGMVLGVPVTSFIATEFSFAMSMLFFAVVNGIMLLATLLFVPSMPVTEVLSYGKQVSVLKKPLMLVAIILVILLNGALFGFYSYLSDFLENVTYLSTRMISFVLLIYGLTNILGNIIAGRVLTTNANKTIFIIPFALITTYVLLFLTGTLSGVTVLLITILGIIAGIIANINQYVIAEAGPEAPDFSNGLFLTAANLGTTFGPIICGIFISQFGTIYSLFGAIIFAILSIFVIILRNKIATTA; from the coding sequence TTGAAAGACAATAAAAATCTACTCATTCTCATTTTGACGATTGGTGTATTTGGTATCATGAATACAGAAATGGGAATTATCGGGATTCTCCCGCTAATTGCTCAAGAATTCCATGTAAGCGTACCTACGGCTGGTTTATTAGTCAGTGGTTTTGCCTTGGTTGTTGCAATTGCCGGACCCACAATGCCGTTATTATTTTCCAAAGTAAATAGGAAAACTGTGATGGTACTTGCTTTAACAATTTTTACAGCAAGCAATATTTTCTCCATGTTTGCACCGAATTTTACATTGTTGCTTCTAGCAAGAATTATTCCTGCAGCATTTCACCCAATTTATGTTTCAATGGCCCTAACTGTCGCTGGAACCTCTGTTGAACGAAGCGAGTCAGCAAGAGCCGTTGCGAAAGTTTTTATTGGTGTTTCTGCTGGCATGGTTCTTGGTGTCCCCGTCACAAGTTTTATCGCAACTGAATTTTCTTTTGCAATGTCGATGTTGTTTTTTGCCGTTGTAAATGGCATTATGTTACTTGCTACTTTGCTATTTGTACCCTCAATGCCCGTTACAGAAGTATTGTCTTATGGAAAACAAGTGAGTGTTTTGAAAAAGCCGTTAATGTTAGTTGCAATTATTTTAGTCATTCTTTTGAATGGTGCATTATTTGGCTTCTACAGTTATCTTTCTGACTTCTTAGAAAATGTCACGTATTTATCTACACGGATGATTAGTTTTGTCCTCTTAATTTATGGGTTAACTAATATTTTAGGAAATATCATCGCAGGTCGTGTGCTCACTACCAACGCTAACAAAACCATTTTCATTATTCCCTTTGCTTTAATAACGACTTATGTCTTACTTTTTTTAACTGGTACCCTTTCTGGCGTAACTGTTTTATTAATAACAATTCTTGGCATTATCGCTGGAATTATCGCTAATATTAATCAATATGTTATTGCTGAGGCTGGACCAGAAGCGCCAGATTTTTCAAACGGACTATTTCTAACCGCTGCTAACCTTGGAACAACATTTGGACCAATTATCTGTGGAATCTTCATCAGTCAGTTTGGAACTATCTATTCTTTGTTTGGCGCGATTATTTTTGCCATTTTAAGTATTTTTGTTATTATCCTTAGAAATAAAATAGCGACTACTGCTTAA
- a CDS encoding DUF2255 family protein produces MSQWTKEELAAIAKDENLYLSIPNSDGTMHKPAWIWVVQAGNELYCRGYFGRNARWYQSAKREGHGHLSVGGVEKEVRFEFPTDEITNNHVDEGYRQKYAESPYLAPMIGTAREATVRLIPKNE; encoded by the coding sequence ATGTCACAATGGACCAAAGAAGAACTAGCAGCAATTGCCAAAGATGAAAATTTATATCTATCAATTCCTAATTCAGATGGAACGATGCATAAACCAGCCTGGATTTGGGTGGTACAAGCAGGGAATGAGCTATATTGTCGAGGCTATTTTGGCAGAAATGCTCGTTGGTATCAATCAGCTAAACGAGAAGGTCATGGTCATCTTTCAGTCGGTGGCGTTGAAAAAGAAGTTCGTTTTGAATTTCCTACAGATGAAATAACCAATAACCATGTCGATGAAGGATATCGCCAAAAATACGCCGAAAGTCCGTATCTAGCACCGATGATTGGAACTGCTAGAGAAGCAACCGTGCGTTTGATTCCTAAAAATGAATAG
- a CDS encoding SDR family oxidoreductase — translation MRVLVIGANGQIGKLLVDRLQQSGHTPIAMIRSSEQIEQFSTQKIQTVLGDLEQSITQLAAQIVKVQAEAIVFSAGSGGHTGADKTLLIDLDGAIKMIEATERSGVKRFVMVSAIGVHKWHDDEVPQEVKKGSYYSAAKYYADCWLEVSKLDYTILRPGRLTNHTGTGKIQVGRDVSFESIAREDVAEVIVSILDKQNTFGKAFDVINGEQLISEAIHSI, via the coding sequence ATGAGAGTATTAGTTATTGGTGCCAATGGACAAATCGGGAAATTACTAGTGGATAGATTACAACAATCTGGACATACGCCGATTGCAATGATTAGAAGTAGTGAACAAATCGAACAATTTTCAACGCAAAAAATTCAAACAGTGTTGGGGGATTTAGAACAGTCGATTACCCAATTGGCTGCACAGATTGTAAAAGTGCAAGCAGAAGCCATTGTATTTTCAGCGGGCTCTGGGGGACATACTGGTGCAGATAAAACTCTTCTGATTGATTTAGATGGTGCAATTAAGATGATTGAAGCAACAGAACGTTCGGGCGTGAAACGATTTGTAATGGTTAGTGCCATTGGCGTTCACAAATGGCATGACGATGAGGTCCCACAGGAAGTCAAAAAAGGTTCATATTATAGTGCGGCGAAATATTATGCCGATTGCTGGTTAGAAGTCAGTAAACTAGATTATACAATTTTGCGACCAGGACGATTAACCAATCATACAGGCACTGGAAAAATCCAAGTTGGCAGAGACGTATCGTTTGAATCAATTGCTCGTGAAGATGTAGCAGAAGTCATTGTTTCAATTTTAGATAAACAAAATACATTCGGAAAAGCCTTTGATGTAATAAACGGAGAACAACTGATTTCAGAGGCAATTCATTCTATTTAA
- a CDS encoding aldo/keto reductase, with amino-acid sequence MTKKVTLAGKKVHPIGIGTWNIGNHTIDRDKEITAIQRGIEAGAQVIDTAEMYGSGLSEQLVGEAIRHFSRESLYLISKILPENASKKQLPQSLEKSLQRLAVDYLDLYLLHWQGAVPIEDTMEAMEKAKKAGKIRAWGVSNFDTKDLQKMTQLPHGQECIANQVKYNLFDRGIEYDLLPYMQKQQMTMIAYSPIVKGDFSGINRQQKMVLQEIVERHQISIPQLFLAWSIRDNHTIAIPKASKVEHMLENLQAGDISLTQQEYAQIDQVFCKPTSKQSLALW; translated from the coding sequence ATGACAAAAAAAGTAACGCTTGCGGGGAAAAAAGTCCATCCTATCGGAATAGGTACTTGGAACATTGGCAATCACACAATTGATAGAGACAAAGAAATTACAGCAATTCAAAGGGGAATTGAGGCTGGCGCGCAAGTCATTGATACAGCTGAAATGTATGGAAGTGGTTTGTCTGAGCAGTTAGTTGGCGAAGCTATTCGTCATTTTTCACGCGAGTCACTTTATTTAATTTCAAAAATTTTGCCTGAAAATGCTTCAAAAAAACAGCTACCGCAAAGCTTAGAAAAATCTTTGCAGCGATTAGCAGTCGATTACTTAGATTTGTATTTATTGCATTGGCAAGGTGCCGTTCCTATAGAAGATACGATGGAAGCAATGGAAAAAGCTAAGAAAGCGGGCAAAATTCGAGCGTGGGGAGTCTCTAATTTTGATACGAAGGATTTGCAAAAAATGACCCAGTTACCACACGGACAAGAATGTATCGCCAATCAAGTCAAATATAATTTGTTTGACCGTGGCATTGAATATGATTTACTTCCCTATATGCAAAAACAGCAAATGACGATGATTGCCTACTCTCCGATTGTTAAGGGTGATTTTTCTGGCATCAATCGCCAACAAAAAATGGTCTTACAAGAAATTGTTGAACGTCACCAGATAAGTATCCCCCAATTATTTTTAGCTTGGAGTATCCGAGATAATCATACAATTGCTATTCCTAAAGCCAGTAAGGTGGAGCACATGTTAGAGAACCTTCAAGCAGGAGACATTTCATTGACGCAACAGGAATACGCTCAAATCGATCAAGTATTTTGTAAACCAACTAGCAAACAAAGTTTAGCTTTATGGTAA
- a CDS encoding dihydrofolate reductase family protein: MSYKVICHMAMSMDGKIAGAYLGTENFSPYGKIYDELLMRFNLNNWICGRVTFQQDITNDQPIEYSSQRPMISSREDYLADPSAKSYAIAIDPNGKIGWSTNQIGEEYPERKGDHIVAILSEAVSDEYLGYLKEKQISYIFAGKDKPLFLKVALDKLSDYFKIDTFLVAGGGIINGFFAQEELIDEWSLLIIPTIEGTFAATSLVETPMTNEIFKQNYELSKIEKVGENGVWLRYKKQAYTR, encoded by the coding sequence ATGTCCTATAAAGTTATTTGCCATATGGCGATGTCTATGGATGGGAAAATAGCAGGAGCGTATTTAGGAACTGAAAATTTTTCACCTTATGGAAAAATCTATGATGAATTACTCATGCGTTTTAATCTAAATAATTGGATATGCGGACGAGTTACCTTTCAACAAGATATCACTAATGACCAACCGATTGAATATTCCAGCCAGCGACCAATGATTTCATCACGTGAAGATTATTTGGCCGATCCATCAGCAAAAAGTTATGCAATTGCTATTGACCCCAACGGGAAAATCGGTTGGTCTACCAATCAAATTGGTGAAGAATATCCTGAAAGAAAAGGTGATCATATTGTCGCTATTTTGAGCGAAGCTGTTTCTGATGAATATTTAGGTTATTTGAAAGAAAAACAGATTTCTTATATTTTTGCAGGAAAAGATAAACCATTATTTTTAAAAGTAGCTTTAGATAAGTTATCAGATTATTTTAAGATTGACACTTTCTTAGTAGCTGGTGGCGGGATTATTAATGGTTTTTTTGCACAAGAAGAATTGATTGATGAATGGAGTTTACTAATTATTCCAACTATTGAAGGAACGTTTGCAGCGACGTCTTTAGTGGAAACACCAATGACTAACGAGATTTTCAAACAAAACTATGAGCTTAGCAAAATAGAAAAAGTCGGAGAAAATGGTGTTTGGTTACGTTATAAAAAACAAGCATACACAAGGTAA